A window of the Parabacteroides merdae ATCC 43184 genome harbors these coding sequences:
- a CDS encoding peptide chain release factor 3, which translates to MSQYSEEIERRRTFAIISHPDAGKTTLTEKLLLFGGAIHVAGAVKSNKIKKTATSDWMEIEKQRGISVATSVMAFDYSGHKINILDTPGHQDFAEDTFRTLTAVDSVIIVIDTAKGVEAQTRKLMEVCRMRKTPVIVFVNKMDRDGKDPFDLLDEIEEELHINVRPLSWPIDMGQRFRGVYNIYEQKLNLYTPSKQYVTENVEFKDINSPELENYIDAGQAEKLRSDIELIEGVYPEFDVDTYLKGDIAPVFFGSALNNFGVKELLDCFINIAPSPRPVSAVERVVDPEEDAFSGFVFKIHANMDPNHRSCIAFVKICSGRFERNANYKHVRFGKMMRFSSPTAFMAQKKEVVDEAFAGDIIGLPDTGNFKIGDTLTSGEELHFKGLPSFSPEMFKYIENADPMKAKQLNKGIEQLMDEGVAQLFTNQFNGRKIIGTVGQLQFEVIQYRLLHEYGAQCKWEPISLYKACWIESDNAAALENFKRRKAQYMALDKEGRDVYLADSSYVLMMAQQDFPDIKFHFTSEF; encoded by the coding sequence ATGAGTCAGTATTCAGAAGAGATTGAGAGAAGAAGAACGTTTGCTATTATCAGCCACCCGGATGCCGGTAAGACGACTCTTACCGAAAAACTGTTGCTCTTTGGAGGTGCCATTCATGTGGCAGGAGCCGTAAAGTCTAACAAGATCAAGAAGACAGCTACCTCCGACTGGATGGAAATTGAAAAGCAGCGTGGAATCTCCGTCGCAACCTCCGTGATGGCTTTCGATTATTCCGGCCATAAAATCAATATCCTCGATACGCCCGGCCACCAGGATTTCGCTGAAGATACGTTTCGTACGCTGACGGCTGTGGATAGCGTTATTATCGTGATCGATACCGCAAAAGGTGTGGAAGCCCAGACCCGTAAGTTGATGGAAGTCTGCCGTATGCGTAAGACTCCCGTGATCGTGTTTGTCAATAAGATGGACCGCGACGGTAAGGACCCGTTCGACTTGCTGGACGAGATCGAAGAGGAGCTGCATATCAATGTGCGCCCGCTGAGCTGGCCGATCGACATGGGACAGCGGTTCCGTGGCGTCTATAATATATATGAACAGAAACTGAATCTCTATACTCCGAGTAAGCAATATGTGACGGAGAATGTGGAATTTAAGGATATCAACAGCCCGGAACTTGAAAACTATATCGATGCCGGACAGGCAGAAAAGCTCCGTTCCGATATCGAACTGATAGAAGGGGTTTATCCTGAATTCGATGTCGATACTTATCTGAAAGGAGATATTGCTCCCGTGTTTTTTGGTTCTGCCTTGAATAACTTCGGGGTAAAAGAGTTGCTGGATTGCTTTATCAATATCGCTCCTTCTCCCCGTCCTGTATCGGCTGTGGAACGGGTGGTCGATCCGGAAGAGGATGCTTTCTCCGGCTTCGTTTTCAAGATCCATGCCAATATGGACCCTAACCATCGCAGTTGTATTGCTTTCGTGAAGATTTGTTCCGGACGTTTCGAACGTAATGCCAACTACAAGCATGTCCGTTTCGGAAAGATGATGCGTTTCAGCAGTCCTACAGCTTTCATGGCGCAGAAGAAGGAAGTGGTGGACGAGGCTTTTGCCGGCGATATCATCGGTTTGCCTGATACCGGAAACTTCAAGATCGGTGATACGCTGACTTCCGGTGAAGAACTTCATTTCAAAGGATTGCCGAGTTTCTCTCCTGAAATGTTCAAATATATCGAGAATGCCGATCCTATGAAGGCCAAGCAGTTGAACAAGGGCATCGAGCAGTTGATGGATGAAGGCGTCGCCCAGCTTTTTACCAACCAGTTCAACGGACGTAAGATTATCGGTACGGTCGGACAATTGCAGTTCGAAGTGATCCAGTACCGCTTGCTCCACGAATACGGCGCACAGTGTAAGTGGGAACCGATCAGCCTCTATAAGGCTTGCTGGATAGAAAGCGACAATGCTGCCGCTCTTGAAAACTTCAAACGCCGTAAAGCTCAATATATGGCGCTCGACAAAGAGGGCCGCGATGTCTATCTGGCCGATTCCAGCTATGTGTTGATGATGGCACAGCAGGATTTCCCCGATATCAAATTCCATTTTACCTCAGAGTTCTAA
- a CDS encoding Dabb family protein translates to MKKTIFASLTILTFSALMFCCSNAPKQEKVLRHVVMFGFKPEVSAQQIKEVEEAFCALPSQIDLIKGYEWGTDCSPEGLQQGLTHCFFLTFHSDADRDAYLIHPAHKAFGKVLGDKASAVTVVDYWTK, encoded by the coding sequence ATGAAAAAGACAATCTTCGCTTCACTGACAATCCTGACATTCTCGGCCCTGATGTTCTGTTGCAGCAATGCTCCCAAGCAGGAGAAAGTGCTTCGCCACGTTGTCATGTTCGGTTTCAAACCGGAAGTTTCCGCCCAACAGATCAAGGAAGTCGAAGAAGCTTTCTGTGCACTTCCCTCCCAGATAGACCTGATCAAAGGGTACGAATGGGGAACGGATTGCAGTCCCGAAGGATTGCAACAGGGATTGACGCACTGTTTCTTCCTGACTTTCCATTCGGATGCCGACCGAGACGCCTACCTGATCCATCCGGCGCATAAGGCTTTCGGGAAAGTATTAGGAGACAAGGCTTCTGCCGTCACCGTCGTGGACTACTGGACCAAATAA
- a CDS encoding glycoside hydrolase family 20 protein — translation MNKLTKYACILTTLAGAVACSGGKKAQGDYAIIPLPQEVVTQGSAPFLLKPSTPISYQEGDAEMEQTARFLASYVKEATGYEPKVITGNADKGIHLSIASDIRNPEGYRLLVSENGIEIAGASNAGIFYGVQTLRKSIPAVAEGMDIELPAASINDYPRFPYRGMHLDVSRHFFPVDSVKKFIDILALHNMNRFHWHLTDDQGWRIEIKKYPELTQIGAQRKETVIGRNSGKYDGKPYGEGMFYTQDEIRDVIAYAQERFITIIPEIDLPGHQLAAITTYPDLGCTGGPYEVWTQWGVSDDVICAGNEKAMTFLEDVLGEVIDLFPSEYIHVGGDECPKVRWKSCPKCQARIKAEGIKGDSKHTAEEYLQSYVISRMEKFVESKGRHIIGWDEILEGGLAPNATVMSWRGVDGGIEAAKQKHNVIMTPNSYLYFDYYQSTDTEHDPLAIGGYLPLERVYSFEPTAGIPEEYKKYVTGVQANLWTEYIPTFSQVEYMVLPRMDALAEVQWTNAPKDFKAFLPRLVRMTELYDRLGYNYAKHIFDIRASFTTDGDKGEIVVTLETEGSADIHYTLDGSEPTATSPKYEAPLRIKQNAEVKAVAVRPTGNSRIFSEKIDFNKATAKPVTLKVAPSRGYDFNGGPELTDGLSGNDNYKTGRWLGFQGKDLDAVIDLKEPTEFSKVSFNTNVVKGDWIMGAAGVTVKVSDDGQNFKEVASKVIPSLGKDDKDGLYPQEISFDPVKARYVEVIIKSDKLPTWHGGAGNPAFLFVDEINLQ, via the coding sequence ATGAACAAACTAACAAAGTATGCATGTATCCTGACAACCCTGGCCGGAGCCGTGGCTTGTTCGGGAGGTAAAAAAGCACAAGGAGACTATGCCATTATCCCGCTTCCTCAAGAAGTGGTGACACAAGGCAGCGCCCCGTTCCTGTTGAAACCGTCTACCCCGATCTCTTATCAGGAAGGTGATGCGGAAATGGAACAGACCGCCCGTTTCCTTGCCTCCTATGTCAAAGAGGCTACGGGATATGAACCGAAAGTGATTACCGGGAATGCGGACAAAGGCATTCATCTGTCAATTGCTTCCGACATCCGGAACCCGGAAGGCTACCGCCTGCTGGTCAGCGAGAACGGCATCGAGATCGCCGGAGCATCCAACGCCGGTATTTTCTATGGCGTGCAGACCTTGCGTAAGTCTATCCCCGCCGTGGCCGAAGGAATGGACATCGAGCTTCCGGCCGCCAGTATCAACGACTATCCGCGTTTCCCGTATCGCGGTATGCACCTCGATGTTTCCCGGCACTTCTTCCCGGTAGATTCGGTCAAGAAGTTCATCGATATTCTTGCCTTGCACAATATGAACCGCTTCCACTGGCACCTGACAGACGACCAGGGATGGCGCATCGAGATCAAGAAATATCCGGAACTGACCCAGATCGGGGCGCAACGCAAGGAAACCGTCATCGGCCGTAACTCCGGCAAATATGACGGCAAACCGTATGGCGAAGGCATGTTCTATACGCAAGACGAAATCCGCGACGTGATCGCTTACGCCCAAGAACGTTTCATCACGATCATCCCCGAAATAGACCTTCCGGGACACCAGTTGGCAGCTATCACGACTTATCCGGACCTGGGTTGTACGGGCGGACCGTATGAAGTATGGACCCAGTGGGGCGTATCGGACGATGTGATCTGTGCCGGCAATGAAAAGGCAATGACCTTCCTCGAAGACGTGCTCGGCGAGGTGATCGATCTTTTCCCGTCCGAATATATCCATGTAGGCGGTGACGAATGCCCGAAAGTGCGTTGGAAGAGTTGTCCGAAGTGCCAGGCACGTATCAAGGCGGAAGGCATCAAAGGAGACAGCAAGCATACGGCCGAAGAATACCTGCAAAGCTATGTCATTTCACGCATGGAGAAATTCGTCGAAAGCAAAGGGCGCCATATTATCGGCTGGGACGAAATCCTGGAAGGCGGACTAGCCCCGAACGCTACGGTGATGAGCTGGCGCGGCGTAGACGGAGGTATTGAAGCAGCCAAACAAAAACACAATGTAATCATGACACCCAACTCTTACCTGTATTTCGACTACTACCAGTCTACCGACACGGAACACGACCCGCTTGCCATCGGTGGTTACCTGCCGTTGGAACGCGTCTATTCGTTCGAACCGACTGCCGGAATCCCGGAAGAGTATAAGAAATATGTAACGGGAGTACAAGCAAATCTGTGGACAGAATATATCCCGACATTCAGCCAGGTCGAATATATGGTATTGCCGCGTATGGATGCATTGGCAGAAGTGCAATGGACAAACGCCCCGAAAGATTTTAAGGCGTTCCTGCCGCGCTTGGTCCGCATGACCGAACTTTACGACCGCTTGGGTTACAACTACGCCAAACATATCTTCGACATTCGCGCCTCCTTTACTACCGATGGTGACAAAGGTGAAATCGTCGTGACACTCGAAACCGAAGGTTCCGCCGATATCCATTATACGCTCGACGGCAGCGAACCGACGGCAACCAGCCCGAAATACGAAGCCCCTCTCCGCATCAAGCAAAATGCAGAAGTGAAAGCCGTAGCTGTCCGCCCGACCGGAAACAGCCGCATCTTCTCCGAGAAGATCGACTTCAACAAGGCGACAGCCAAGCCGGTCACATTGAAGGTGGCTCCCAGCAGAGGCTATGACTTCAACGGAGGCCCTGAACTGACCGACGGCCTGAGCGGCAACGACAACTACAAGACCGGACGCTGGTTAGGATTCCAGGGCAAGGACTTGGATGCCGTTATCGACCTGAAAGAACCGACCGAGTTCAGCAAAGTGTCCTTCAACACGAATGTTGTGAAAGGGGACTGGATCATGGGAGCGGCAGGCGTTACCGTAAAGGTATCGGACGACGGACAGAACTTCAAGGAGGTAGCTTCCAAGGTTATCCCGTCTTTAGGCAAAGACGACAAAGACGGCCTTTACCCGCAGGAAATCTCCTTCGACCCGGTAAAAGCCCGCTATGTCGAAGTCATCATCAAGAGTGACAAACTCCCGACATGGCACGGAGGTGCAGGTAATCCGGCGTTCTTGTTTGTGGACGAAATCAATCTGCAATAA
- a CDS encoding MBL fold metallo-hydrolase translates to MDIQLIDTGFFHADGGAMFGAIPKTAWSRRYPSDKQNGCILAMRSMLVRDGNGKIVLVDNGAGNKHLKQLSYYNFFDLVDLKDELQRRDVACEDVTDVILTHLHFDHCGYTTQKEEQTGGKPLFKMAFPNAIHWVSRAQWENFLHPNALEADSYFIENMQAVYDSGKLRLIENDTNLCPGIDLRLFDGHTPGQIAPYITTPERTYVFAGDVIPLAASVSPLWISAYDTYPVVSYNEKMRMLEEAASEKQAVIYCHDAYTQCTTVKKVNDFFKADQKVSLFSIG, encoded by the coding sequence ATGGATATTCAACTTATAGACACAGGCTTTTTCCATGCAGACGGAGGTGCCATGTTCGGTGCGATTCCCAAAACTGCTTGGAGCCGCCGTTATCCAAGCGATAAACAAAATGGATGCATCTTGGCTATGCGCAGCATGTTAGTCCGCGACGGGAACGGGAAGATCGTACTCGTCGACAACGGGGCGGGTAACAAACACCTGAAACAACTCAGCTATTACAACTTCTTCGACCTGGTCGATCTGAAGGATGAACTTCAAAGGCGGGATGTTGCCTGTGAGGATGTTACAGATGTCATACTCACACATCTCCACTTCGACCATTGCGGATATACGACACAAAAAGAAGAGCAGACCGGTGGAAAGCCTCTCTTCAAAATGGCCTTCCCAAACGCCATCCACTGGGTAAGCCGTGCACAGTGGGAGAACTTCCTTCACCCGAACGCACTCGAAGCCGACTCCTATTTCATCGAAAACATGCAGGCCGTCTACGACAGCGGCAAACTTCGCCTCATCGAAAATGACACGAATCTCTGCCCCGGCATCGACCTGCGGCTGTTCGACGGACATACGCCGGGGCAAATCGCACCTTATATCACGACACCTGAGCGCACTTATGTCTTCGCCGGCGATGTCATCCCGTTAGCGGCAAGCGTCTCGCCCCTCTGGATCTCGGCATACGACACCTATCCTGTCGTTTCCTACAACGAAAAAATGCGGATGCTGGAAGAAGCCGCCTCAGAGAAACAGGCAGTCATCTACTGTCACGACGCCTATACTCAGTGTACTACCGTGAAAAAGGTGAACGACTTTTTCAAGGCAGATCAAAAAGTTTCACTTTTTTCCATAGGGTGA
- a CDS encoding Mur ligase family protein, with product MRKVHLISVTEPLLFDLALAIHQKGYEVSVSGVGLTDTTLARLEKEGCTCHGDGWFPERLTKDIHFVVLGATVRQDNPELIRAKELGLLVLSIPEFIFQRTKEKTRVVVAGSRGKKTIISMIVCALKRQKLAFDYALTSEVPLLPDRVHLSYEARIAIIEGDEHVTSALEKRFQLEFYRPHIAILTNLMWTSATDHATPEAYHTTFRTFASSIERGGKLIYFDGDPVVKQLAQEVREDITAMPYDQHVVVEKEGKTYLQTRYGDFPVYIPDRFFLINLNAARLACRQLGVKDADFYQALSEYSVSLQP from the coding sequence ATGCGAAAAGTTCATTTAATCTCCGTAACCGAGCCTCTGTTGTTTGACTTAGCCCTGGCTATCCACCAAAAAGGATATGAAGTAAGTGTATCCGGTGTTGGACTGACTGATACGACCCTTGCCAGACTGGAAAAAGAGGGGTGTACTTGTCATGGAGACGGGTGGTTCCCGGAGAGATTAACTAAAGATATACATTTTGTGGTATTAGGGGCCACAGTCCGGCAGGATAACCCCGAATTGATACGTGCAAAGGAACTGGGATTATTAGTGCTTTCGATACCTGAATTCATCTTTCAGCGGACGAAAGAGAAGACGCGGGTTGTTGTTGCCGGTAGCCGGGGAAAGAAGACGATCATCTCGATGATTGTGTGCGCCCTGAAACGGCAGAAACTGGCGTTCGACTATGCGTTGACCAGCGAAGTCCCCTTGTTGCCCGACCGTGTGCATCTGAGTTATGAAGCTCGGATCGCGATTATCGAAGGTGATGAGCATGTAACGTCTGCTTTGGAGAAACGGTTCCAGCTTGAGTTCTATCGTCCGCATATCGCTATTCTGACCAATCTGATGTGGACTTCCGCTACCGATCACGCCACACCGGAAGCCTATCACACGACTTTCCGTACGTTCGCCTCTTCTATCGAACGCGGGGGAAAGCTGATCTATTTCGACGGCGATCCGGTTGTCAAACAGCTTGCGCAAGAGGTTCGCGAAGACATTACAGCCATGCCTTACGACCAGCATGTCGTGGTCGAGAAAGAGGGAAAGACCTATTTGCAGACTCGCTACGGGGACTTTCCCGTCTATATTCCGGATCGCTTTTTCCTGATCAACCTGAATGCTGCCCGCCTGGCCTGCCGCCAGTTAGGTGTAAAAGATGCGGATTTTTATCAGGCATTATCCGAATATAGTGTATCTTTGCAACCATGA
- a CDS encoding cellulose synthase subunit BcsC-related outer membrane protein, protein MKKLFVSCMIAFMAICSVGAQEVYIGGGFTVGSEDSEFVFQISPEVGCHLTDQWAVGGEIGYTHYDDYNRFQFAPYARYTFYKTGIVGLFVDGTIGIAAGDGDTGFRLGLRPGLSLKATEHISFVTKVGFLGYSDSYNGTSDFGGVNFDTENISIGFHYNF, encoded by the coding sequence ATGAAGAAGTTATTTGTTTCATGCATGATTGCCTTTATGGCGATTTGCTCGGTCGGTGCACAGGAGGTGTATATTGGCGGTGGTTTTACAGTCGGTAGTGAAGATAGTGAGTTTGTTTTCCAGATCTCACCGGAAGTGGGATGTCATTTGACTGACCAATGGGCCGTGGGGGGTGAAATCGGTTATACGCATTACGATGATTATAACCGTTTCCAGTTTGCTCCGTATGCTCGCTATACGTTTTATAAGACGGGTATTGTGGGATTGTTTGTCGATGGGACGATTGGGATTGCTGCCGGTGACGGTGATACCGGTTTCCGGTTGGGATTGCGTCCGGGACTTTCTTTGAAAGCGACGGAACATATATCTTTTGTCACTAAAGTCGGATTTCTTGGTTATAGCGATTCGTACAACGGAACTTCTGATTTTGGAGGTGTGAACTTCGACACGGAAAATATCAGCATCGGTTTCCATTATAATTTTTGA
- a CDS encoding DUF4924 family protein produces the protein MIIARRKRKENIAEYLLYMWQVEDLIRANNFDMDSIRRTVVDRYDQPDDIKEEIAKWYEELIEMMRSEGVMEKGHIQLNKNVIIALTDLHLRLLKSPKEMVYGAAYYKTLPFIVQLRAKSGGEDLPELETCFNAIYGFLMLKMQGKEISPETMEGIKQISSFLALLAEKYREDMNGELKLEE, from the coding sequence ATGATTATTGCAAGACGAAAAAGAAAAGAAAATATAGCCGAATATCTGTTGTACATGTGGCAGGTGGAAGACCTGATACGTGCCAATAACTTCGATATGGATTCGATCCGCCGCACGGTTGTAGATCGTTACGACCAACCGGACGATATAAAGGAAGAAATCGCCAAATGGTATGAGGAACTAATCGAGATGATGCGTTCCGAAGGGGTGATGGAAAAGGGACATATCCAGCTGAACAAGAATGTGATCATTGCCCTGACCGATCTGCACCTCCGTCTTTTGAAATCGCCGAAGGAAATGGTGTATGGGGCGGCCTATTATAAAACACTCCCCTTTATCGTTCAGCTCCGTGCCAAATCGGGCGGCGAGGACTTGCCTGAGTTGGAGACTTGCTTCAATGCTATTTACGGTTTCCTGATGCTGAAGATGCAAGGGAAGGAAATCAGCCCTGAAACGATGGAGGGGATCAAACAGATCAGTTCGTTCCTGGCACTTCTGGCCGAGAAGTATCGTGAAGATATGAATGGGGAACTGAAATTAGAAGAATAA
- a CDS encoding S9 family peptidase — protein sequence MKRDILILSALCTCCNLFAEEITVKYLRYAGPYEIKGPFIVDSLDVNSKKFTDAELLKTAIPFNNVRKSNRTLDAATTAGQSKNSSVSLASFYLNSDRYTDGTLQISGPEHYEVYIDNEKQTPANGELKLTLEPRRYEVVIKYLTAPDETNHIPKVTFKTDSKAVVTATTDPEKRYTLSDVFDGTRIRSVSLSPNGKYLLTAYQTTYPGGDTESFQQVTDRATGQVLMESNNHHYSWMPRSNRLYYTRKGMQGKELVTIDPATQAEEVLAHNLPDGWFSFAPTEDFLLFNIIEEGPKKGEDLQEILVPDDRQPGWRTRSFIHKYDLATGVFQRLTYGHTSTSINDISDDGRYLLFTCSERELTKRPFSTTLLYRMDLQTLDTELLLKDPFISYAQFSPDGKMLAIAASGEAFNKIGLKIAPGQTSNMADGQLFLYDPASKQANPVTKDFNPSVQNFVWNKGDKQIYLQGEDKDCVRLYVLNPSTGKILPIPLKEDILSDFTIAETTPELVYFGESASNSQRLYSVNLKKKSSVCLKDLSAGILKDITLGEVHDWNFRAAAGDTIYGRYYLPPHFDPNKKYPLIVNYYGGTSPTERSLENRYPSHVYAALGYIVYIIQPSGATGFGQEFSARHVNAWGQRTGDEIIEGTKKFCAEHNFVDAKKIGCIGASYGGFMTQYLQTKTDIFAAAISHAGISDITSYWGEGYWGYSYSALASANSYPWNARDMYTLQSPLFNADKINTPILFLHGTVDTNVPVGESIQMFTALKLLGKPTAFVQVVGQNHQILDYKKRAEWNKTIYAWFAKWLKNQPEWWNAMYPEKSL from the coding sequence ATGAAAAGAGACATACTTATCCTTTCTGCCCTTTGTACCTGTTGCAACCTTTTTGCCGAAGAGATCACAGTCAAGTATCTCAGGTATGCAGGTCCTTATGAAATAAAAGGCCCGTTCATCGTCGACAGCCTTGACGTGAACAGTAAGAAATTTACAGATGCCGAGTTATTAAAAACCGCCATCCCCTTCAACAATGTCCGGAAAAGCAACCGGACACTGGATGCCGCCACTACAGCCGGACAAAGCAAAAACAGCTCCGTCAGCCTCGCCTCCTTCTATCTGAACAGCGACCGCTATACGGACGGGACTCTTCAGATCAGCGGACCAGAGCATTACGAAGTATATATCGACAACGAGAAACAGACACCCGCCAACGGCGAGCTCAAGCTCACACTCGAACCCCGCCGCTACGAAGTCGTAATCAAATATCTTACAGCCCCGGACGAAACGAACCACATTCCGAAAGTCACCTTCAAGACGGACAGCAAAGCCGTTGTCACGGCGACAACCGATCCAGAGAAGCGTTACACTTTGAGCGATGTCTTCGATGGCACACGCATTCGTTCCGTCAGCCTCTCCCCCAACGGCAAATACCTGTTGACCGCCTACCAGACGACTTATCCCGGTGGCGATACCGAATCCTTCCAGCAAGTGACCGACCGGGCCACAGGGCAGGTTTTAATGGAAAGCAACAACCATCATTATAGCTGGATGCCCCGCAGCAACCGTCTTTACTATACCCGCAAAGGCATGCAGGGAAAGGAACTTGTCACGATCGACCCTGCAACCCAAGCAGAGGAAGTCCTTGCCCACAACCTTCCCGACGGTTGGTTCAGCTTTGCCCCGACAGAGGATTTCCTGCTGTTCAACATCATCGAGGAAGGACCGAAGAAAGGGGAAGACCTTCAGGAAATCCTTGTGCCTGACGACCGCCAGCCGGGATGGCGTACCCGTTCATTCATCCATAAGTACGACCTGGCAACCGGAGTGTTCCAACGCCTTACCTACGGGCACACTTCGACTTCCATCAACGATATTTCCGACGACGGCCGCTATCTGCTCTTCACTTGTAGCGAACGGGAGCTGACGAAACGTCCGTTTTCGACTACTTTGCTCTATCGGATGGATCTGCAAACACTGGATACGGAACTCCTTTTGAAAGATCCGTTCATCAGCTATGCCCAATTCTCGCCCGACGGCAAGATGCTGGCAATTGCCGCATCTGGAGAGGCTTTCAATAAAATAGGGCTGAAGATAGCACCGGGGCAGACTTCCAATATGGCCGACGGGCAGCTCTTCCTTTACGATCCGGCAAGCAAACAGGCAAATCCTGTCACCAAAGATTTTAATCCATCGGTTCAAAACTTCGTTTGGAACAAAGGTGATAAACAGATCTACCTGCAGGGAGAAGATAAGGATTGCGTACGCTTGTACGTCTTGAATCCGTCAACCGGGAAAATCCTCCCCATCCCGTTAAAAGAGGATATCCTCTCGGATTTTACGATTGCCGAAACAACTCCCGAACTGGTTTATTTCGGCGAAAGCGCCTCCAACTCGCAACGCCTCTATTCCGTCAACCTGAAAAAGAAAAGTTCTGTCTGTCTGAAAGATCTTTCCGCCGGCATCTTGAAAGATATCACCCTCGGCGAAGTGCACGATTGGAATTTCCGGGCAGCTGCCGGCGACACGATCTACGGTCGTTATTACCTGCCGCCCCATTTCGATCCTAACAAGAAATATCCGCTGATCGTGAACTACTACGGGGGAACCAGTCCGACGGAACGTTCACTCGAAAACCGGTATCCGTCGCACGTATATGCGGCATTGGGCTACATCGTTTATATCATCCAGCCCAGCGGAGCAACCGGCTTCGGCCAGGAGTTCTCCGCCCGCCACGTAAATGCATGGGGACAGCGTACAGGAGACGAGATCATCGAAGGAACAAAGAAATTCTGTGCCGAACACAACTTTGTCGACGCTAAAAAGATCGGTTGCATAGGGGCATCCTACGGTGGCTTCATGACACAATACCTGCAAACAAAAACGGATATCTTTGCCGCCGCCATCTCTCATGCCGGAATCAGCGACATCACCAGCTATTGGGGCGAAGGTTACTGGGGATACTCCTATAGTGCTTTGGCAAGCGCAAACAGCTATCCCTGGAACGCACGGGATATGTACACGTTGCAAAGCCCGCTGTTCAATGCCGACAAAATCAACACCCCGATCCTTTTCCTGCATGGCACGGTCGACACGAACGTCCCGGTAGGTGAAAGCATCCAGATGTTTACAGCCCTGAAACTGTTAGGCAAACCTACGGCCTTCGTACAAGTAGTAGGACAAAACCACCAGATACTGGACTATAAGAAGCGTGCTGAATGGAATAAAACCATCTACGCTTGGTTCGCCAAATGGCTCAAGAACCAACCGGAATGGTGGAATGCCATGTATCCGGAAAAGTCTTTGTAA
- the rfbD gene encoding dTDP-4-dehydrorhamnose reductase codes for MKTILVTGANGQLGNSIRRLAAGYPQYAFVFTDVDTLDICDAQAVNAFVKEKQVDYIINCAAYTAVDKAEDDEALCLRINRDAVRNLGEAARMAGARVIHVSTDYVFDGTNHLPYVETDNTCPASVYGRTKLAGEQALQEVCPDAVIIRTAWLYSEFGNNFVKTMLRLGNEREQLSVVFDQIGSPTYAGDLAAAIFAVLVQAEADAFVPGIYHYSNEGVCSWYDFAVKIMELGNAPCRVLPIESKDYPAKAARPHFSVLNKAKIKTIYKISISHWEASLRECMKRITK; via the coding sequence ATGAAAACGATTTTAGTAACAGGGGCTAACGGGCAACTGGGCAATTCGATCCGTCGGTTAGCTGCCGGATATCCGCAATATGCGTTTGTGTTTACGGATGTGGATACGCTTGACATCTGCGATGCTCAAGCCGTGAATGCTTTTGTTAAGGAGAAGCAAGTCGATTATATCATCAATTGTGCCGCCTATACGGCTGTGGATAAGGCGGAGGATGACGAAGCTCTTTGCCTTCGTATCAACCGGGATGCCGTACGAAACTTGGGCGAGGCGGCACGTATGGCTGGGGCGAGGGTGATCCATGTTTCTACCGATTATGTGTTTGACGGCACAAATCATTTGCCTTATGTGGAAACGGACAATACTTGTCCGGCCTCTGTCTACGGGCGTACGAAACTTGCCGGTGAACAGGCTTTGCAGGAGGTGTGCCCGGATGCAGTAATCATCCGGACGGCATGGCTTTACTCTGAGTTCGGTAATAATTTTGTCAAGACGATGTTGCGTCTGGGAAATGAACGGGAACAGTTGTCTGTCGTGTTCGACCAGATTGGTTCGCCGACGTATGCCGGGGATCTGGCGGCTGCCATTTTTGCGGTGTTGGTGCAGGCGGAGGCGGATGCTTTCGTTCCCGGTATCTATCATTATTCTAACGAAGGGGTTTGCAGTTGGTATGATTTTGCCGTGAAGATTATGGAGTTAGGGAATGCCCCCTGCCGTGTTCTCCCGATCGAGTCCAAAGATTATCCGGCGAAGGCTGCCCGTCCGCATTTCAGTGTCCTGAACAAGGCTAAGATCAAAACGATCTATAAGATCAGTATATCCCATTGGGAAGCGAGTCTGCGTGAATGTATGAAAAGAATAACAAAATAA